The genome window GAATCATGACGCCCACATCTGCAAAAATAGCCAGATACATATTGGCAATACCCACAGCACCCAATATCAGGCAGGCAAACTTAACGCCCAAAGCCAGTACGATATTCTGATAAACGATCCGTAGGCATTTTCTGGAAATCCGAATCGCTTTCGATATTTTCATCGGGTCATCATCCATCAGCACAATGTCTGCCGCTTCAATAGCCGCATCAGAACCCATAGCTCCCATAGCAATACCAATGTCTGCACGGGACAGTACAGGGGCATCATTAATCCCATCACCTACAAAGGCCAATTTCGCTTTACCTGTCTTCATCCGCAGAAGTTCTTCCACTTTGGCTACTTTGTCTGCCGGAAGCAGCTCGCTGTATACCTCATCAATACCAAGGGAAGATGCCACCTGGTCAGCCACCTTTTTCGCATCTCCTGTCAACATCACTGTTTTTTCCACACCTGATGTCTTCAATGCAGAAATAGCATCTTTGGAATGAGGCTTTACAATATCAGAGATCACAATATGTCCCGCATACTTTCCATCTATTGCCATATGGATAATCGTTCCGGTCTGATGACAGTCAATGTACCGAATCTTCAAATGTTTCATCAGTTTAGCGTTACCGGCGGCAACCTCCATACCATCCACTTTCGCAATGATACCATTTCCGCTGATCTCCTGAATATCGCTGACACGGGTACGGTCCGGTTCCTTTCCATAAGCCCGCTGCAGACTCTTACTGATTGGATGAGAAGACGCGCTTTCTGCCAGCGCGGCATATTCCACCAGCTTTTTGGCATCCATCTCATTGTGATGGATTCCGTTGACCTCAAAAACGCCCTGTGTCAGAGTTCCGGTCTTATCAAACACAACATACCGGGTCTGTGATAAAATCTCCAGATAATTGGAGCCCTTTACCAGAACACCCTCCTGGCTCGCCCCGCCGATTCCTGCAAAGAAGCTTAAAGGAATACTGATCACAAGCGCACACGGACAGCTGATAACAAGGAAGGTCAATGCCCTGTAAATCCAAACGCTCCAATCCGCAGGAATACCCATAAAGAACATTCGAATCACAGGCGGCAGGATAGCCAGCGCTAAAGCACTGTAACATACTGCCGGCGTATAAATCCTGGCAAATTTCGAGATGAAATCTTCTGATTTGGACTTTCTGGAGCTTGCATTCTCCACCAGATCCAAGATCTTAGATACCGTAGATTCCCCAAATTCTTTTGTAGTCTGAATCTTCAAAACGCCTGTCATATTGATACAGCCGCTGATAATCTCATCACCAGCTTTTACTTCCCGCGGCAGGCTCTCCCCCGTCAGTGCACTGGTATTCAGGCTGGAAGAACCATTTACAACGATGCCGTCAATCGGCACCTTTTCTCCCGGCTGAACCACGATGACACTTCCTATGCCAACTTCGTCAGGGTCAACCTGCTCAAGCCTTCCCTCACGCTCTACATTGGCGTAATCAGGGCGTATGTCCATCAAAGCACTGATATTCCGACGGCTTTTTCCCACCGCATACCCCTGAAACCACTCTCCCACCTGATAAAACAGCATAACGGCAATGGCTTCCAGATATTCGCCATTTTCATAAATGGCAAGTGCCATAGCGCCAATGGTCGCAACTGCCATCAGGAAATTCTCGTCGAACACCTGCTTGTTCAAAATACCCTTTATGGCTTTTCTTAAGATGTCATACCCAATGATAAAGTAATCGACCAGGTAACATACGAGACGTAACAGACGTCCTGCAGAGGGAAACAGATATCCGTCAATTTGATTAAAAGTTTCCGCAGAGATG of Roseburia hominis contains these proteins:
- a CDS encoding heavy metal translocating P-type ATPase, which encodes MTRKQKKMLVRILVSAALLLVLQSISAETFNQIDGYLFPSAGRLLRLVCYLVDYFIIGYDILRKAIKGILNKQVFDENFLMAVATIGAMALAIYENGEYLEAIAVMLFYQVGEWFQGYAVGKSRRNISALMDIRPDYANVEREGRLEQVDPDEVGIGSVIVVQPGEKVPIDGIVVNGSSSLNTSALTGESLPREVKAGDEIISGCINMTGVLKIQTTKEFGESTVSKILDLVENASSRKSKSEDFISKFARIYTPAVCYSALALAILPPVIRMFFMGIPADWSVWIYRALTFLVISCPCALVISIPLSFFAGIGGASQEGVLVKGSNYLEILSQTRYVVFDKTGTLTQGVFEVNGIHHNEMDAKKLVEYAALAESASSHPISKSLQRAYGKEPDRTRVSDIQEISGNGIIAKVDGMEVAAGNAKLMKHLKIRYIDCHQTGTIIHMAIDGKYAGHIVISDIVKPHSKDAISALKTSGVEKTVMLTGDAKKVADQVASSLGIDEVYSELLPADKVAKVEELLRMKTGKAKLAFVGDGINDAPVLSRADIGIAMGAMGSDAAIEAADIVLMDDDPMKISKAIRISRKCLRIVYQNIVLALGVKFACLILGAVGIANMYLAIFADVGVMILAVLNAIRCLFVKKL